In Anabas testudineus chromosome 12, fAnaTes1.2, whole genome shotgun sequence, one genomic interval encodes:
- the xpo7 gene encoding exportin-7 produces MKWRKMADHVQGLAQLEILCKQLYETTDTAVRHQAEKALVEFTNSPDCLSKCQLLLERGNSSYSQLLAATCLSKLVSRTSNPLPLEQRIDIRNYVLNYLATRPKLAAFVTQALIQLYARITKLGWFDCQKDDYVFRNVIADVTRFLQDSVEHCIIGVTILSQLTNEINQADTTHPLTKHRKIASSFRDSSLFDIFTLSCNLLKQASGKNLNLNDESQHGLLMQLLKLSYNCLNYDFIGTSTDESSDDLCTVQIPTSWRSAFLDSSTLQLFFNLYHSIPPSLSPLVLSCLVQIASVRRSLFNNAERAKFLSHLVDGVKRILANPQCLPDPNNYHEFCRLLARLKSNYQLGELVKVENYPEVIRLIANFTVTSLQHWEFAPNSVHYLLSLWQRLAASVPYVKATEPHLLETYTPEVTKAYITSRLESVHVILRDGLEDPLDDAGLVQQQLDQLSTIGRCEYEKTCALLVQLFDQAAQTYQELLQSTNSSAVDITVQEGRLTWLVYIIGAVIGGRVSFASTDEQDAMDGELVCRVLQLMNLTDSRLAQAGNERLELAMLSFFEQFRKIYIGDQVQKSSKLYRRLSEVLGLNDETMVLSVFIGKIITNLKYWGQCEPITSKTLQLLNDLSLGYSSVRKLVKLSAVQFMLNNHTSEHFSFLGVNNQSNLSDMRCRTTFYTALGRLLMVDLGEDEDQFEQFMLPLTAAFEAVAQMLSTNTFNEQEAKRTLVGLVRDLRGIAFAFNAKTSFMMLFDWIYPAYMPILQRAIELWYHDPACTTPVLKLMAELVHNRSQRLQFDVSSPNGILLFRETSKMITTYGNRILTLGEVPKDQVYGVKLKGVSVCFAMLKAVLSGNYVNFGVFRLYGDDALDNALQTFIKLLLSIPHSDLLDYPKLSQSFYSLLEVLTQDHMNFIASLEPHVIMYILSSISEGLTALDTMVCTGCCSSLDHIVTYLFKQLSRSTKKRPTPMATDDRFLHIMQQHPEMIQQMLSTVLNIIIFEDCRNQWSMSRPLLGLILLNEKYFADLRNSIVNSQPPEKQQAMHLCFENLMEGIERNLLTKNRDRFTQNLSVFRREVNDSMKNSTYGVNSNDMMS; encoded by the exons atgaaatggagaaaaatggCGGATCATGTGCAG GGCCTTGCCCAGCTGGAGATCCTGTGTAAGCAGCTGTACGAGACTACCGACACCGCCGTCCGACACCAGGCAGAGAAAGCTCTGGTGGAGTTCACCAACAGCCCCGACTGTCTCAGCAAATGTCAGCTCCTGCTGGAGAGAGGCAAT TCATCATATTCTCAGCTGCTCGCGGCCACCTGTTTGTCTAAACTGGTTTCTCGAACCAGCAACCCTCTACCCCTCGAGCAACGCATCGACATAA GGAACTATGTGCTGAATTATTTGGCCACGCGGCCGAAGTTAGCAGCATTTGTGACCCAGGCTTTGATCCAGCTCTATGCCAGGATCACCAAACTTGGCTGGTTCGACTGTCAGAAAGATGACTACGTCTTCAGAAACGTCATTGCTGATGTGACGCGATTTCTGCAG GACAGTGTTGAACACTGCATCATAGGGGTCACCATTCTGTCCCAGCTGACGAATGAGATCAATCAG GCTGACACGACACATCCTCTGACCAAACATAGGAAGATAGCATCATCATTCAGAGATTCCTCCCTCTTtgatattttcactttgtcctGCAACCTTCTCAAGCAG GCTTCAGGGAAAAACCTGAACCTGAATGATGAGTCTCAGCACGGTCTTCTGATGCAGCTGCTCAAACTCAGCTACAATTGCCTCAACTACGACTTTATAGGAACTTCCACAGATGAGTCTTCAGACGACCTCTGCACCGTACAGATCCCCACATCGTGGAGATCAG CGTTTCTTGATTCCTCCACCCTGCAGCTCTTTTTCAATTTGTATCattccatccctccatccctctcccCGTTG gtgttatCATGTCTAGTTCAGATTGCGTCTGTCAGGAGATCTCTCTTCAACAACGCAGAACGAGCAAAGTTTCTTTCACATTTGGTTGATGGAGTTAAGAGGATACTGGCGAATCCACAG TGTTTGCCGGATCCTAATAACTACCATGAGTTCTGTCGTCTGTTGGCGAGGCTGAAGAGTAACTACCAGCTGGGGGAGCTGGTCAAAGTAGAAAACTACCCAGAAGTTATTCGACTCATAGCCAACTTCACCGTAACCAGTCTGCAG CACTGGGAGTTTGCCCCCAACAGTGTTCACTACCTGCTGAGTCTGTGGCAGCGTCTGGCAGCGTCGGTCCCCTATGTTAAAGCCACAGAACCTCATCTGCTGGAGACATACACTCCAGAGGTCACGAAGGCCTACATCACATCACGGCTGGAGTCGGTCCACGTCATCCTCAG AGACGGTTTAGAAGACCCTCTAGATGACGCCGGCCTCGTTCAGCAGCAGCTTGACCAGTTATCCACCATTGGGAGGTGTGAATATGAGAAGACGTGCGCTCTACTCGTCCAACTCTTCGACCAGGCAGCTCAGACCTaccaggagctgctgcagtCCACCAACTCGAGTGCTGTAGACATCACTGTGCAGGAGG GTCGGTTAACGTGGCTGGTTTACATAATCGGAGCAGTGATCGGCGGACGGGTGTCGTTTGCAAGTACAGACGAGCAGGACGCTATGGATGGAGAGTTAGTCTGTCG GGTGCTCCAGCTGATGAATCTGACCGACTCTCGACTAGCTCAGGCCGGAAACGAGAGACTGGAGCTCGCCATGCTCAGCTTCTTTGAACAGTTCAGAAAGATCTACATCGGTGACCAGGTGCAGAAATCATCAAAG CTTTATCGGCGACTATCAGAAGTTCTTGGGTTGAATGACGAGACGATGGTACTCAGCGTCTTTATAGGGAAAAT catcaCAAACTTGAAGTACTGGGGCCAGTGTGAACCAATCACCTCCAAGACGCTCCAGCTACTGAACGACCTCTCCTTAGG GTACAGCAGTGTAAGAAAGCTGGTGAAGCTCAGTGCTGTCCAGTTCATGCTGAATAACCACACG AGTGAGCACTTCTCCTTCCTGGGGGTGAACAACCAGTCAAATCTGAGCGACATGAGATGTCGAACCACCTTCTACACTGCACTGGGACGCCTGCTAATGGTCGATCTGG GTGAGGATGAGGACCAGTTTGAACAATTCATGCTGCCATTGACGGCTGCGTTTGAAGCTGTGGCTCAGATGCTGAGTACAAACACCTTCAATGAGCAAGAAGCCAAG AGGACTTTGGTGGGTTTGGTCAGAGACCTGCGAGGCATCGCATTCGCCTTCAACGCCAAGACCAGTTTCATGATGCTCTTCGACTGGAT ATATCCAGCCTACATGCCTATTTTACAGCGGGCCATAGAGCTCTGGTACCACGACCCAGCATGCACCACACCTGTCCTTAAGCTAATGGCTGAGCTTGTTCACAACAG GTCCCAGAGGTTACAGTTCGATGTGTCGTCTCCCAACGGAATCCTGCTGTTCAGAGAAACCAGCAAGATGATCACGACCTACG GGAACCGGATCCTGACATTGGGAGAAGTCCCGAAGGACCAGGTGTACGGAGTGAAGCTGAAGGGGGTCAGCGTGTGCTTCGCCATGCTGAAGGCGGTGCTCAGTGGAAACTACGTCAACTTCGGGGTCTTCCGTCTGTACGGTGACGACGCTCTGGACAACGCCTTACAGACCTTCATCAAACTACTGCTGTCCATCCCTCACAGCGACTTACTG GACTATCCTAAGCTCAGCCAGTCGTTCTACTCTCTGCTGGAAGTGCTGACACAGGACCACATGAACTTCATCGCCAGTCTGGAGCCTCACGTCATCATGTACATCCTGTCGTCAATATCAGAAGGGCTCACAGCGCTCG ATACGATGGTGTGCACGGGCTGCTGCTCCAGTCTGGACCACATAGTGACCTACCTGTTCAAGCAGCTATCGCGCTCCACAAAGAAGCGTCCCACTCCGATGGCAACGGACGACCGCTTCCTACACATCATGCAGCAGCACCCGGAGATGATCCAACAG ATGCTGTCCACAGTTCTGAACATCATCATCTTCGAGGACTGCAGGAACCAGTGGTCAATGTCACGACCTCTGCTAGGCCTCATCCTGCTCAACGAGAAG